From a region of the Tachypleus tridentatus isolate NWPU-2018 chromosome 1, ASM421037v1, whole genome shotgun sequence genome:
- the LOC143249020 gene encoding GTP-binding protein GEM-like — MTLVPGKRQHNFTLQLYRRSHVAHSVPDLRELYRSPTPASTSSNYSSRSRKERSPLKGPARVKSPPKKGNGVNTDFRGPCQTRLGLSPTRSRRASAWIECDIDPWEQFRRRANTIPDQLIERLSLSMQQDTAVDCYRCRSFSVTHKGVMNLGDMLRYRSRSNDSETSGSNDDIQDRTFSVGPNSPYCIAKQPDHYSVALLGIENVGKSCIISQFMTSEYLTPNSNPINLNERKKEQNVSILLDREETELQFEQRNSPEGWLNEKSFAATHAFVVVYSIADRRSFQAATGTLTFLKYSSTQLSEKGKGLTSKAVILVANKADLARCRVVSKEEGRCLASKFDTKFVETSTAVNYNVDELLVGIVNQIRLRLRINSDFSDTCRSKGASGKARELMSKLLHKCELKVKSCDNLNII, encoded by the exons ATGACTCTCGTCCCAGGTAAACGTCAACATAACTTCACTCTTCAACTCTATCGGCGCAGCCATGTTGCTCACAGCGTCCCAGATTTACGGGAGCTTTATCGGTCTCCGACGCCGGCGTCGACTTCATCTAATTACTCCAGTAGATCGAGGAAAGAAAGATCACCTCTTAAAGGACCTGCTCGGGTGAAATCGCCCCCCAAAAAAGGCAATGGTGTAAATACTGATTTTCGAGGACCTTGTCAAACCCGATTGGGTTTGTCTCCTACTCGAAGCCGAAGGGCGTCGGCATGGATAGAATGTGACATTGATCCGTGGGAACAGTTTAGGCGACGAGCAAATACTATTCCTGACCAACTTATCGAACGACTTAGCCTATCCATGCAACAAGATACTGCCGTCGACTGCTATCGGTGTCGCAGCTTTAGCGTCACCCATAAGGGCGTTATGAATCTGGGAGACATGTTACGGTACAGGTCACGGTCAAACGACAGTGAAACATCTGGTTCCAATGATGATATCCAAGATAGGACTTTCTCAGTTGGTCCTAACTCCCCTTACTGCATTGCTAAGCAACCTGATCATTACAGTGTAGCGCTACTTGGTATTGAGAATGTGGGCAAATCTTGCATAATTTCACAGTTTATGACGTCAGAGTATCTCACTCCAAATAGCAATCCCATCAATTTAAATG aaagaaaaaaagaacagaacGTATCGATTTTGCTTGACAGAGAAGAAACAGAGCTACAGTTCGAACAGCGTAATAGTCCCGAAGGATGG CTAAACGAAAAGTCCTTCGCTGCAACACACGCCTTTGTTGTAGTTTACTCAATAGCCGATAGACGAAGTTTTCAGGCAGCGACAGGAACACTAACATTCCTGAAATACTCTAGCACCCAGCTGTCCGAAAAAGGAAAAGGCTTAACATCTAAAGCTGTTATTCTAGTTGCAAACAAAGCAGATCTCGCACGATGTAGAGTTGTTTCAAAAGAAg AAGGTCGTTGTTTGGCAAGCAAGTTCGACACGAAGTTCGTCGAGACTTCCACTGCAGTAAATTATAACGTCGACGAATTGTTAGTGGGCATTGTCAATCAAATTCGTCTAAGACTCAGAATAAACAGTGACTTTAGTGACACCTGCAGGTCAAAAGGTGCAAGTGGAAAAGCTCGAGAACTGATGAGTAAATTACTTCACAAGTGTGAACTGAAGGTTAAATCATGTGATAAcctaaacattatttaa